Proteins encoded by one window of Burkholderia plantarii:
- a CDS encoding NAD-dependent succinate-semialdehyde dehydrogenase has product MTNTNYTDTQLLINGEWCDAASGKTIDVANPATGQVIGKVAHAGIADLDRALDAAQRGFEAWRKVSAYERAVLMRKAAALVRERADSIAQLMTLEQGKPLAEAKIEVMSAADIIEWFADEGRRVYGRIVPPRNLAVQQTVVKEPVGPVAAFTPWNFPVNQVVRKLSAALATGCSFLVKAPEETPASPAQLLRAFVDAGVPAGVVGLVYGDPAEISNYLIPHPVIRKVTFTGSTPVGKQLAALAGQHMKRATMELGGHAPVIVAEDADLELAVKASGGAKFRNAGQVCISPTRFLVHNSVREEFVKALVKHAEGLKVGDGLAAGTSLGPLANPRRLTAMEKVVADARKAGATVATGGERIGSAGNFFAPTVLADVPLDADVFNNEPFGPVAAVRGFDSLDDAITEANRLPYGLAGYAFTRSFKNVHLLTQRVEVGMLWINQPATPWPEMPFGGVKDSGYGSEGGPEALEPYLVTKSVTVAAV; this is encoded by the coding sequence ATGACGAATACGAACTACACCGACACGCAGCTCCTCATCAACGGCGAGTGGTGCGATGCCGCCAGCGGCAAGACCATCGACGTCGCGAATCCGGCGACGGGCCAGGTGATCGGCAAGGTCGCGCACGCGGGCATCGCCGATCTCGACCGCGCGCTCGACGCGGCGCAGCGCGGCTTCGAAGCATGGCGCAAGGTCAGCGCCTACGAGCGCGCGGTGCTGATGCGCAAGGCCGCGGCGCTGGTGCGCGAGCGCGCGGATTCGATCGCGCAGCTGATGACGCTGGAGCAGGGCAAGCCGCTCGCCGAGGCGAAGATCGAAGTGATGTCGGCCGCCGACATCATCGAATGGTTCGCCGACGAGGGCCGCCGCGTCTACGGCCGGATCGTGCCGCCGCGCAACCTGGCGGTGCAGCAGACGGTGGTCAAGGAGCCGGTCGGCCCGGTGGCGGCGTTCACGCCGTGGAACTTCCCGGTCAACCAGGTGGTGCGCAAGCTCAGCGCGGCGCTCGCCACCGGCTGCTCGTTCCTCGTCAAGGCACCGGAGGAAACCCCGGCGTCGCCGGCCCAGCTGCTGCGCGCGTTCGTGGACGCGGGCGTGCCGGCCGGCGTGGTGGGCCTCGTCTACGGCGACCCGGCCGAGATCTCGAACTACCTGATCCCGCATCCGGTGATCCGCAAGGTCACGTTCACGGGCTCGACGCCGGTGGGCAAGCAGCTCGCCGCGCTGGCGGGCCAGCACATGAAGCGCGCGACGATGGAGCTGGGCGGCCACGCGCCGGTGATCGTCGCCGAGGACGCCGACCTCGAACTCGCGGTCAAGGCTTCCGGCGGCGCGAAGTTCCGCAACGCGGGCCAGGTCTGCATCTCGCCGACGCGTTTCCTGGTCCACAACAGCGTGCGCGAGGAATTCGTGAAGGCGCTGGTCAAGCACGCCGAAGGGCTGAAGGTGGGCGATGGCCTCGCGGCCGGCACGAGCCTCGGGCCGCTCGCGAACCCGCGCCGCCTGACGGCGATGGAGAAGGTGGTGGCCGACGCACGCAAGGCGGGCGCGACGGTGGCCACGGGCGGCGAGCGGATCGGCTCGGCCGGCAACTTCTTCGCGCCGACCGTGCTGGCCGACGTGCCGCTCGACGCCGACGTGTTCAACAACGAGCCGTTCGGTCCGGTCGCGGCGGTGCGCGGCTTCGACTCGCTCGACGATGCGATCACCGAAGCGAACCGCCTGCCTTACGGCCTGGCCGGCTACGCGTTCACGCGTTCGTTCAAGAACGTCCACCTGCTGACCCAGCGCGTGGAAGTGGGGATGCTGTGGATCAACCAGCCGGCCACGCCCTGGCCGGAAATGCCGTTCGGCGGCGTGAAGGATTCGGGCTACGGCTCGGAGGGCGGCCCGGAAGCGCTCGAGCCGTACCTCGTCACGAAGTCGGTGACGGTCGCGGCGGTCTGA
- a CDS encoding FAD-dependent oxidoreductase, with translation MSAAIEAAFAAEGIAIRKGARAAEVSGTSGRAVTLRLDDGGSMTGSHLLVATGRTPLTRGIGLAAGGVGRVTTAWTKRSSRR, from the coding sequence GTGAGCGCCGCGATCGAGGCCGCGTTCGCCGCCGAGGGCATCGCGATCCGCAAGGGCGCGCGTGCCGCCGAGGTGAGCGGCACCTCGGGCCGGGCGGTGACGCTGCGCCTCGACGACGGCGGCAGCATGACCGGCAGCCACTTGCTGGTGGCCACCGGGCGCACGCCGCTCACGCGCGGCATCGGCCTCGCCGCGGGCGGCGTCGGACGCGTGACTACGGCGTGGACGAAGCGCTCGTCGCGCCGCTGA
- a CDS encoding type II toxin-antitoxin system Phd/YefM family antitoxin, translated as MQTVNIHEAKTQFARLVDAAAGGEEIVIAKAGKPAARLVPMAQVKVARRFGGLKGKIRITDDFDAPLPGDVLAEFEGR; from the coding sequence ATGCAAACCGTCAACATTCATGAAGCGAAGACTCAGTTTGCGCGCTTGGTCGACGCTGCGGCCGGCGGGGAGGAAATCGTGATTGCGAAGGCGGGTAAGCCAGCCGCGCGTCTGGTGCCGATGGCGCAGGTCAAGGTGGCGCGGCGGTTTGGTGGCTTGAAAGGCAAGATTCGCATCACTGACGATTTCGACGCGCCGCTTCCCGGCGACGTGCTCGCGGAATTCGAGGGACGTTGA
- a CDS encoding AraC family transcriptional regulator — MDLLSRLLALMPVTGELEARCQFGAPWRIQSAAAAEHEIHYHVLLSGEALFEDGNGPPLAMRAGDIVMLPSGALHALHDGSGRKPAGSTTQFVDGLEVVTNQGRGAPADVLCGRFLLPAMPQQLLRDHLPGRLLVRTSAPASDEAGGEAPGTNRLTRLVELMREESAELGAGSMALVNHLSGALFALAMRFASESGEPPRGLLALAARPRLQPALMAMFDAPERPWTLPELAELCHMSRATFARHFDEALGRSASDLLTEIRMTVAGKLLGEGTLSVAEIGERVGYQSDAAFQRVFKRQVGVTPAQWRARSRDRGRRAMQDEAA, encoded by the coding sequence ATGGACCTGCTGAGCCGCCTGCTGGCCTTGATGCCCGTGACGGGCGAACTGGAAGCACGCTGCCAGTTCGGCGCGCCGTGGCGCATCCAGAGTGCGGCGGCGGCCGAGCACGAGATTCACTATCACGTGCTGCTGAGCGGCGAGGCGCTGTTCGAGGACGGCAACGGCCCGCCGCTGGCGATGCGGGCCGGCGACATCGTGATGCTGCCGTCGGGCGCGTTGCACGCGCTGCACGACGGCAGCGGCAGGAAGCCGGCGGGATCGACGACGCAGTTCGTCGATGGCCTGGAAGTGGTGACGAACCAGGGGCGCGGCGCGCCGGCCGACGTCTTGTGCGGGCGTTTCCTGTTGCCGGCGATGCCGCAGCAGTTGCTGCGCGACCATCTGCCGGGCCGTCTGCTGGTCAGGACCTCGGCACCGGCAAGCGACGAGGCCGGCGGCGAGGCGCCGGGCACGAACCGCCTGACGCGGCTCGTCGAGCTGATGCGCGAGGAGTCGGCCGAACTCGGCGCGGGCAGCATGGCGCTCGTCAACCATCTGTCGGGCGCGCTGTTCGCGCTGGCGATGCGTTTCGCGAGCGAGTCGGGCGAGCCGCCGCGCGGCCTGCTCGCGCTGGCCGCGCGCCCGCGCCTGCAGCCGGCGCTCATGGCGATGTTCGATGCGCCCGAGCGGCCGTGGACGCTGCCCGAACTGGCCGAGCTGTGCCACATGTCGCGCGCGACCTTCGCGCGGCACTTCGACGAGGCGCTCGGTCGCTCGGCCAGCGATCTGCTCACGGAGATCCGCATGACGGTGGCTGGCAAGCTGCTCGGCGAGGGCACGCTGTCGGTCGCGGAGATCGGCGAGCGCGTCGGCTACCAGTCCGATGCCGCGTTCCAGCGCGTGTTCAAGCGGCAGGTGGGCGTGACGCCGGCGCAATGGCGCGCGCGCAGCCGCGACCGCGGGCGTCGCGCGATGCAGGACGAAGCGGCGTGA
- a CDS encoding lytic transglycosylase domain-containing protein has protein sequence MSLSVSSVGSSSFDPTQNSAVSQALQQLQQIEQLIRALIAALQMTASLNNNPSPSVGGVGGGGGGGGGMPSFGGGGLGSGGVGAPSTLAAAAPAATPATGAASGAIPSADAATSTTPTTDATTTPQPASASAVQSPPATSGGDMTPQQVASKYNSEIMSASQATGVPPGILAGQIWQESKGVADTPGGGLMQLGPDEFQKYGGGDISNPADNIRAGANYMKDLATQFGGNMDAALRAYNSGPNGVDLGNLNSTPAGTGDPTYVQKVTQAAQESGLATT, from the coding sequence ATGTCGTTGTCCGTGAGTTCGGTCGGTTCGAGCAGTTTCGACCCGACGCAAAATTCCGCCGTCAGCCAGGCGCTGCAGCAACTCCAGCAGATCGAGCAATTGATTCGCGCACTGATTGCCGCGCTGCAGATGACCGCCAGCCTGAACAACAACCCGTCGCCGTCGGTCGGCGGCGTGGGTGGCGGAGGGGGCGGCGGCGGTGGCATGCCGTCGTTCGGCGGCGGCGGGCTGGGCAGTGGGGGTGTCGGCGCGCCGTCCACTCTCGCGGCAGCCGCCCCCGCCGCCACGCCGGCAACTGGCGCCGCATCGGGTGCAATCCCGAGCGCTGACGCAGCCACGTCGACCACCCCAACCACTGACGCCACGACCACGCCGCAGCCCGCCTCCGCCTCGGCCGTGCAATCGCCGCCGGCCACCTCCGGCGGCGACATGACTCCGCAGCAGGTTGCCAGCAAGTACAACAGCGAGATCATGTCGGCCTCGCAGGCCACGGGCGTGCCGCCCGGCATTCTGGCCGGCCAGATCTGGCAGGAGTCGAAGGGCGTCGCCGACACGCCGGGCGGCGGGCTGATGCAGCTCGGCCCGGACGAGTTCCAGAAGTACGGTGGTGGCGATATCTCGAACCCGGCCGACAACATCCGTGCCGGCGCGAACTACATGAAGGATCTCGCCACGCAGTTTGGCGGCAACATGGACGCAGCGCTGCGCGCCTACAACTCCGGCCCGAACGGCGTCGACCTCGGCAACCTGAACTCGACGCCGGCCGGCACGGGCGACCCGACCTACGTGCAGAAGGTCACGCAGGCCGCGCAGGAGTCGGGTCTGGCCACCACCTGA
- a CDS encoding DUF6538 domain-containing protein: MVDKVGGTPGQMTNHLTRRGARYYFRRKIPKALHAHYGKQEIVRALGTSDYSEAKRLAAVQTVITDAEWAALAAALAAPQHLDEGMADVVQHEVEGDAEWEADLSANPGWHDAAAEGRKQARESMDTLLSSMGLPTPQQLDHLNAFGGFDADNMPSLDKARKARRLINAPVSSPGIPASISPTHTGTPPPSLLDTVSLADLCDRWATERKPAARSVAKYNKAVERFYLLVGRVPIEHITRRHVVEFKDRLVETGVSIPQTNHTLDCLGTLFNFGLTNDLVQSNVARGVKLIDNRSSKAKRLPYTLDQLRIICANLPRPRDDREGFWLPLLGLYTGARLAELCQLTPSDVREETYFDADGERRAWCIYINNDSDGKRVKTASSVRRIPIHPVLIEQGFIDLAKSRFGKLRIFDLEPNKAGEFGQDFSKVYGKFLRGTCGITDPKRVFHSYRHTFKDVCRECGISKELADAMQGHDDGDSSSEYGGEFYPLRPLVQAITTYQIRGLTLPPVQ, translated from the coding sequence ATGGTGGACAAGGTGGGTGGTACACCGGGACAAATGACAAACCACCTCACGCGTCGTGGCGCTCGCTACTACTTCCGCCGCAAAATTCCCAAAGCGCTCCATGCCCACTACGGCAAGCAGGAAATCGTCCGTGCGCTTGGGACCTCTGACTACTCCGAAGCGAAACGCCTTGCGGCTGTGCAGACCGTTATCACAGACGCGGAATGGGCCGCGCTCGCTGCGGCACTGGCCGCACCTCAGCACCTTGATGAAGGTATGGCGGATGTGGTCCAGCACGAGGTAGAAGGTGACGCCGAATGGGAGGCAGACCTTTCCGCAAATCCGGGGTGGCATGACGCTGCGGCCGAGGGGCGCAAGCAAGCGCGCGAATCCATGGACACGCTACTTAGCTCCATGGGCCTCCCTACGCCCCAACAACTCGACCACCTGAACGCGTTTGGCGGCTTTGATGCCGACAACATGCCGTCGCTCGACAAGGCTCGGAAGGCGCGACGATTGATAAATGCGCCCGTTTCTTCGCCGGGCATTCCTGCATCGATCTCCCCGACGCACACGGGAACACCGCCGCCGTCGCTGCTAGATACAGTCAGCCTCGCTGATCTCTGCGACCGATGGGCGACGGAGCGAAAACCCGCCGCACGCTCGGTTGCCAAATACAATAAGGCGGTTGAGCGCTTCTATTTGCTCGTGGGCCGTGTTCCTATCGAACACATCACACGCCGTCACGTTGTCGAATTTAAAGATAGGTTGGTTGAGACGGGAGTCAGCATTCCCCAAACGAATCACACGCTTGATTGCTTGGGCACGCTATTCAATTTTGGCCTGACCAATGACTTAGTGCAGTCGAACGTGGCCCGTGGAGTCAAGCTGATTGACAATCGGTCTAGCAAGGCCAAGCGACTCCCGTACACACTTGACCAACTCCGCATCATCTGTGCAAACCTACCGCGCCCGCGAGACGATCGTGAGGGGTTCTGGCTACCGCTGCTCGGCCTCTATACCGGCGCACGTTTAGCCGAACTATGCCAACTTACGCCCTCTGATGTGCGAGAGGAAACGTATTTCGACGCGGACGGGGAGCGCCGCGCATGGTGCATCTACATCAATAACGACAGCGACGGTAAGCGCGTTAAGACTGCTAGCAGCGTCCGTCGTATTCCTATCCATCCGGTCCTGATCGAGCAGGGGTTTATTGATCTTGCCAAATCTCGCTTTGGCAAGCTCCGCATTTTCGATCTTGAGCCTAATAAGGCGGGAGAGTTTGGGCAGGATTTTTCAAAGGTATACGGGAAGTTTCTGCGCGGCACATGCGGCATAACTGATCCGAAGCGCGTCTTTCACTCGTATAGGCACACATTCAAAGACGTATGCCGCGAATGCGGTATTAGCAAGGAACTAGCGGACGCAATGCAGGGGCACGACGACGGCGATAGCTCGTCAGAGTACGGGGGGGAATTTTATCCATTGCGACCACTCGTCCAGGCGATTACGACATATCAAATCAGGGGACTGACGTTACCTCCTGTGCAATAA
- a CDS encoding TIGR02391 family protein, with amino-acid sequence MNLQTHIPEALWDAIRVAYEAENYSHSILDATHFISNLLRERAGVDGDGSALIGQALGGENPKLRLNALQTESDRNVQKGYEQILRGIYIGIRNPRSHEPTQDTQETANSIIFFLGHLVDVLSASKDVFTVASFMGKVRDPEFVESQRYANLLVAEIPTLRLTEAITALFKERLTLDLGKLRFLTRALLDALSPTQTNNYLAVVSDELRIATEDAAIRTALRLLKPELWQNLQELPRLRIENKLIAGIKSGEVLQSGKTSSSLATWSNTFLGHFSLRQEAARALVSRLEESNPNARLYVVKFFFAQLDEVLLEPTFISRAVRAVSNAVKNGEESVRSKLISAVTLLNADWQKRFAEALESETDPDNPGVLLDDGTPFLSSPANENDIAF; translated from the coding sequence ATGAACCTGCAAACCCATATTCCCGAAGCGCTATGGGACGCGATCCGCGTGGCTTACGAAGCGGAGAATTATTCCCATTCGATACTTGACGCAACGCACTTTATTAGCAATTTGCTGCGCGAGCGTGCTGGCGTAGACGGTGACGGATCGGCATTGATCGGGCAGGCGCTCGGAGGTGAGAACCCGAAGCTCCGATTGAATGCATTGCAAACGGAATCAGACCGAAATGTGCAAAAAGGCTACGAGCAAATTTTGCGAGGAATTTACATCGGCATTCGAAATCCTCGTAGTCACGAGCCAACGCAAGACACGCAGGAAACAGCCAATTCTATTATCTTCTTCCTTGGACATCTTGTTGATGTGCTAAGCGCATCGAAGGATGTTTTCACGGTTGCCTCCTTCATGGGCAAGGTTCGGGACCCTGAATTTGTTGAGTCGCAGCGTTACGCTAATCTTCTAGTCGCAGAAATCCCCACTTTGCGCCTCACTGAAGCCATCACTGCATTGTTTAAGGAGCGGCTGACACTCGATCTTGGTAAATTGCGATTTTTAACGCGGGCGTTGCTTGACGCTCTTTCGCCTACGCAGACAAACAATTATCTCGCCGTTGTTTCTGACGAATTGCGCATTGCCACTGAGGATGCTGCAATCAGAACGGCACTACGGTTGCTAAAGCCCGAACTCTGGCAGAATTTGCAGGAACTCCCCCGGCTACGGATCGAGAACAAACTGATCGCTGGCATCAAGTCTGGCGAAGTGCTGCAGTCAGGCAAAACCAGCTCGTCACTGGCTACGTGGTCGAACACTTTCCTGGGCCACTTCTCTTTGCGGCAAGAGGCAGCGCGAGCGCTTGTTTCTCGCTTAGAGGAATCAAACCCGAATGCGAGACTCTACGTAGTCAAGTTCTTCTTTGCTCAGCTTGATGAGGTATTGCTCGAACCTACTTTCATTTCTAGAGCGGTGCGCGCAGTCTCAAACGCGGTCAAGAACGGAGAAGAATCGGTGCGCAGCAAACTCATAAGTGCCGTGACCTTGCTAAACGCGGACTGGCAGAAACGATTCGCCGAGGCGCTAGAGAGTGAAACGGATCCCGACAATCCGGGGGTTCTACTGGATGACGGCACGCCTTTCTTATCGTCACCGGCGAATGAAAACGACATCGCGTTCTAG
- a CDS encoding recombinase family protein has translation MRKLYYGRISTTDGQSSASQVEDAKAHGVTGKDTFIDEGVSGYHVAPLDRPEWAKVEHDLRHGGTLVVRWLDRISRRYDELHATMRRLMDAGVRVECTLNGMVFDGNETDAIQKASRDAVLAFMAAQGEADYKNRAEMQRRGIAIAKDAGKYTGRKRASDYAEIKAWRAEHGASIKDTAEHFGIGTATVKRACAE, from the coding sequence ATGCGCAAGCTGTACTACGGGCGGATTAGTACGACGGACGGCCAGTCCTCCGCCAGCCAGGTCGAGGACGCGAAGGCCCACGGCGTCACCGGCAAGGACACGTTCATCGATGAGGGCGTGAGCGGCTACCACGTCGCCCCGCTCGATCGGCCGGAATGGGCAAAGGTTGAGCACGACCTGCGGCACGGCGGGACGTTGGTAGTTCGCTGGCTCGATCGCATTAGCCGCCGTTATGACGAGCTGCACGCAACCATGCGCCGCCTCATGGACGCCGGCGTGCGGGTCGAATGCACGCTGAACGGAATGGTGTTCGACGGCAACGAGACGGATGCAATCCAGAAGGCATCACGCGATGCCGTGCTGGCCTTTATGGCCGCCCAGGGCGAGGCCGACTACAAGAATCGGGCGGAGATGCAGCGCCGCGGTATCGCGATCGCAAAGGACGCCGGCAAGTACACCGGCCGGAAGCGGGCCAGCGACTACGCGGAAATCAAGGCGTGGCGTGCCGAGCACGGGGCCTCGATCAAGGACACGGCCGAGCATTTCGGCATCGGTACGGCCACCGTGAAGCGCGCGTGTGCCGAGTAA
- a CDS encoding type II toxin-antitoxin system HicB family antitoxin has translation MLKYPARFEPAEAIEGGYVITFRDIPEAITQGDDEAEAREMAADALLTSMDFYFEGNRPVAMPSEPLDGEVMIELPVSVSVKVLLLNEMLAQHVTPSELARRMNTSPQTVNRIMTLKHSTKIDTLADAFKVLGKRLDISVRLR, from the coding sequence TTGCTGAAATACCCAGCCCGTTTCGAACCTGCAGAGGCAATTGAAGGTGGCTACGTCATCACGTTCCGCGACATCCCGGAGGCGATTACCCAAGGCGATGACGAGGCGGAGGCCCGTGAGATGGCCGCCGATGCCCTGCTGACGAGTATGGATTTTTACTTTGAGGGGAATCGGCCAGTTGCTATGCCATCGGAGCCGCTGGACGGTGAGGTGATGATCGAGCTTCCGGTAAGCGTGTCGGTGAAGGTGCTATTGCTGAACGAAATGCTGGCCCAGCACGTCACGCCCTCCGAGTTGGCTAGGCGCATGAACACGTCTCCGCAGACCGTCAACCGCATCATGACGTTGAAGCATTCGACGAAAATCGACACGCTCGCGGACGCATTCAAGGTGCTCGGAAAGCGGCTCGATATCAGCGTCCGGCTGCGATAG
- a CDS encoding S49 family peptidase, whose amino-acid sequence MLKALHVPTYQVLAIRPERLTAYTAQRSQQAANDSPLDFRYTVTAGVAILPIAGELAQRTTDTMLGYDLIAAEFYRALADSSAHAIALVIDSPGGDVAGLFDLVDAIYTARTVKPLLAICSESACSAAYAIASACEQVTVPRTGIVGSVGVITGHVDESVKLDKAGVKVTLITAGDRKADGNQVQPLSNEARTRLQADVDAMGRLFVATVARNRGMSADVVGSTQASTFMGSRAVDVGFADAVMAPDDAFLALAGQLQAA is encoded by the coding sequence ATGCTTAAGGCCCTGCACGTTCCCACCTACCAGGTGCTCGCGATCCGCCCGGAAAGGCTGACAGCCTACACAGCACAGCGTAGCCAGCAGGCCGCAAACGACTCCCCGCTGGACTTCCGGTACACGGTGACGGCCGGTGTTGCCATCCTGCCTATTGCTGGCGAGCTGGCACAGCGCACGACCGACACGATGCTCGGCTATGACCTCATCGCGGCCGAGTTTTATCGGGCTCTGGCCGACAGCTCCGCACACGCTATCGCTCTCGTGATCGACAGCCCTGGTGGAGACGTGGCTGGCCTGTTCGACCTCGTGGATGCGATCTACACAGCCCGGACGGTAAAGCCGCTGTTAGCCATCTGCTCTGAGTCGGCCTGCTCGGCCGCCTACGCGATCGCCTCGGCATGCGAACAGGTCACGGTGCCGCGTACCGGTATCGTCGGTTCCGTAGGCGTCATCACGGGCCACGTTGACGAGTCCGTGAAGCTCGACAAGGCAGGGGTAAAGGTCACGCTCATTACCGCCGGCGACCGCAAGGCCGACGGCAACCAGGTACAGCCCCTCTCCAATGAAGCTCGTACACGGCTTCAGGCTGATGTTGATGCCATGGGCCGGCTGTTCGTGGCTACCGTGGCCCGCAATCGTGGCATGTCGGCCGATGTCGTAGGTTCGACTCAGGCCAGCACGTTCATGGGTAGCAGGGCGGTAGACGTGGGATTCGCCGATGCCGTCATGGCCCCGGATGACGCGTTCCTGGCTCTCGCTGGCCAGCTGCAGGCCGCGTAA
- a CDS encoding TonB-dependent receptor encodes MSFINSRSALRVLASSATTASLAMGASLTPLAAHAQSGATANGTTPGAIQESTALPRIDIRGRSISNTNHSPVGISRLGDTVQDTPKTINVISHRLIEQQHVTSLEQALKNVPGITMSTGEGNGGQNGDQFSIRGMSAKGDIYVDGLRDFGAYKRDSFDTESIEVVKGPSGAAFGVGNVAGIINQTTKRAVLDTATSVNQSIGSASTFRTTVDSNVKLGDTTAVRVNGMFQDGNVPDRDHVRDDRRGVAIDFGTGIGTSTEWHLNYEYLHRRGVPDYGISMAQGDDGIYRPLTEYGVPGLSPSTSYVRDTDRDSTDTHLITSLFKKALGNGITIENDTRATVYERDFSATTPNTLTNANLHTLLDGTNIPLRYGAGGGVAYRQSGWAVQNVLSGKFDFHLGQFRNQAMLGLDTIYERDHRDLGKWTGRINNQTVIDPSHVMPGDHSIAYGATTRSADATDIGVFASDRFWLNDQVSLLGALRWDYFRSSFATNASSIGGTSNTNKLSPSISAIWEPTKATMFYAAFSRTYRPIGTDIAYAVGGKQAEVPSSGPASEPERSDTVEIGSKLDLMNGRLGLTGALFQTKKTHAYSVDPETGDILAGFKEDGDGLRVRGFEVGLSGKITRHWSANLAYAYLDGKVTYSSIPFRTGENAPDVPHNNLTLWTSYDVPQVALPIPGKLVLGGGLQYASSYLANGAKTANPGHMPHTFALDAMIAYQYGRYSLSLNGYNLTDHLNYQSAFSSARAVPVSGRTVTLNFGVML; translated from the coding sequence ATGTCATTCATCAACAGCCGCTCGGCACTACGTGTGCTCGCGTCCAGCGCCACCACCGCCAGCCTGGCGATGGGCGCTTCGCTGACACCGCTCGCCGCCCATGCCCAGTCCGGCGCCACCGCCAACGGCACGACGCCCGGCGCGATCCAGGAAAGCACCGCGCTGCCGCGCATCGACATCCGCGGCAGGTCGATCAGCAACACCAACCACTCCCCGGTAGGCATCTCGCGGCTCGGCGACACCGTGCAGGACACGCCCAAGACGATCAACGTCATCTCGCACCGGCTGATCGAGCAGCAACACGTGACATCGCTGGAACAGGCACTGAAAAATGTCCCCGGCATCACGATGTCGACAGGCGAAGGCAACGGCGGCCAGAACGGCGACCAGTTCAGCATTCGCGGCATGTCGGCGAAGGGCGACATCTACGTGGACGGGCTGCGCGACTTCGGCGCCTACAAGCGCGACAGCTTCGACACCGAGAGCATCGAGGTCGTCAAGGGTCCGTCGGGCGCCGCATTCGGTGTCGGCAACGTGGCCGGTATCATCAACCAGACGACCAAGCGCGCGGTGCTCGACACGGCCACGAGCGTCAACCAGAGCATCGGCTCGGCGTCGACGTTCCGCACCACGGTGGACAGCAACGTCAAGCTCGGCGACACGACGGCCGTGCGCGTCAACGGGATGTTCCAGGACGGCAACGTGCCGGACCGCGACCATGTCCGCGACGACCGGCGCGGCGTCGCGATCGATTTCGGCACCGGGATCGGCACCAGCACCGAATGGCATCTGAACTACGAGTATCTGCATCGCAGGGGCGTGCCGGACTACGGCATCTCGATGGCGCAGGGCGACGACGGCATCTACCGGCCACTGACCGAATACGGCGTGCCGGGGCTCTCGCCCTCCACATCCTATGTGCGCGACACCGATCGCGACAGCACCGATACGCACCTCATCACTTCGCTGTTCAAAAAAGCGCTTGGCAACGGCATCACCATCGAGAACGACACGCGTGCGACCGTCTACGAACGCGATTTCTCGGCGACGACACCCAACACGCTGACCAACGCGAACCTGCACACCCTGCTCGACGGCACGAACATTCCTCTGCGCTACGGCGCGGGCGGCGGCGTCGCCTATCGCCAGAGCGGCTGGGCCGTGCAGAACGTGCTGAGCGGCAAATTCGATTTTCACCTCGGCCAGTTCCGCAATCAGGCCATGCTCGGCCTCGATACGATCTACGAGCGCGACCACCGCGACCTCGGCAAATGGACCGGGCGCATCAACAACCAGACCGTGATCGATCCGTCCCACGTGATGCCGGGCGATCACTCGATCGCCTATGGCGCGACCACGCGCTCGGCGGACGCGACCGACATCGGTGTATTCGCAAGCGATCGCTTCTGGCTCAACGATCAGGTTTCGCTGCTGGGCGCACTGCGTTGGGACTATTTCCGCAGTTCGTTCGCGACCAATGCCTCATCGATCGGCGGCACCTCGAACACGAACAAGCTGAGTCCGTCGATCAGCGCGATCTGGGAGCCGACCAAGGCCACGATGTTCTATGCCGCGTTCTCGCGCACCTACCGGCCGATCGGCACCGACATCGCCTACGCGGTGGGCGGCAAGCAAGCCGAAGTGCCGAGCAGCGGACCGGCGAGCGAACCCGAACGGTCGGACACGGTGGAAATCGGTTCGAAGCTGGATCTGATGAACGGCCGGCTCGGGCTGACGGGCGCGTTGTTTCAGACGAAGAAGACCCACGCGTATTCGGTCGATCCAGAGACGGGCGACATTCTGGCCGGCTTCAAGGAGGACGGCGACGGGCTGCGTGTGCGAGGCTTCGAGGTCGGACTGTCCGGCAAGATCACACGTCACTGGTCGGCGAATCTCGCTTATGCCTACCTCGACGGCAAGGTCACGTATTCAAGCATTCCGTTCAGAACCGGCGAAAACGCACCGGACGTACCGCACAACAACCTGACGCTGTGGACCAGCTACGACGTGCCGCAGGTGGCGCTGCCGATCCCCGGTAAGCTCGTCCTCGGCGGTGGCCTGCAGTATGCGTCGTCGTATCTCGCGAACGGGGCCAAGACCGCCAACCCGGGGCACATGCCGCATACGTTCGCGCTCGACGCGATGATCGCCTATCAGTACGGCCGCTACAGCCTCTCGCTGAACGGCTACAACCTGACCGATCATCTGAACTACCAGTCGGCGTTCAGTTCCGCACGCGCGGTACCGGTGTCGGGCCGCACGGTCACGCTGAACTTCGGCGTCATGCTCTGA